In the Brassica napus cultivar Da-Ae chromosome A7, Da-Ae, whole genome shotgun sequence genome, one interval contains:
- the LOC106352625 gene encoding outer envelope pore protein 16-1, chloroplastic has translation MPSSTFSGTVSSPKLSVAVDMGNPFLNLTVDGFLKIGAVGVTKSLVEDTYKAIDKGSVSKSTLEHALKKMCKEGFYWGSVAGVYVGTEYGIERIRGTRDWKNAMLAGAATGAVISAATNKGKDKVVIDAIMGGALATASQFLNNHYFY, from the exons atgcctTCAAGCACATTCTCTGGAACTGTGAGCTCACCGAAGCTGTCAGTGGCAGTGGACATGGGCAACCCTTTTCTCAACCTCACCGTTGATGGTTTCCTCAAGATCGGAGCT GTTGGAGTCACAAAATCTCTTGTGGAAGACACTTACAAAGCCATCGACAAAG GGAGTGTTTCCAAGAGCACTCTTGAGCATGCG CTTAAGAAGATGTGCAAAGAAGGTTTTTACTGGG GATCTGTGGCTGGAGTTTATGTTGGAACAGAGTATGGAATCGAACGTATCCGTGGCACTAGAGATTGG AAAAACGCAATGCTGGCAGGCGCGGCGACAGGAGCAGTGATCTCTGCGGCTACTAACAAAGGGAAAGACAAGGTCGTGATCGATGCCATTATGGGTGGCGCTCTTGCAACTGCGTCTCAGTTCCTTAACAATCATTATTTCTACTGA
- the LOC106352624 gene encoding CAX-interacting protein 4-like, whose amino-acid sequence MPATAGRVRMPANNRVHSSAALQTHGIWQSAIGYDPYAPTAKEEPKTTQQKSDDPENSYASFQGLLALARITGSNNDEARGSCKKCGRVGHLTYQCRNFLSTKEDREKDGGEIEAAVVAGLEKVRRCVGRGEVEEEESSEEEEESESEDSDVDSEIEKIIAERYGKKKKGSGGSSSVKKKKKKRDESESESDSGDRKRRRRSKKRRTHKRRSVSESEEEEEDGRSKRRKERRGRKRDDDYSDESSDEDRRSVKRKSRKEKRRRRSRRHRSDDSDSSEDDASGRRQKRRNKVAASSDSDVSGDDEDSRVGRGSSKRYEKKSRKRHHRKD is encoded by the coding sequence ATGCCGGCCACCGCGGGAAGAGTTCGCATGCCTGCGAACAACCGTGTTCACAGCAGCGCGGCGCTGCAGACTCACGGCATATGGCAGAGCGCGATCGGGTACGATCCCTACGCGCCGACGGCCAAAGAAGAGCCGAAGACGACTCAGCAGAAGTCTGATGACCCTGAGAACTCTTACGCCAGCTTCCAGGGTCTTTTGGCTCTAGCGCGCATCACTGGGTCGAATAATGACGAGGCTCGTGGGTCTTGTAAGAAGTGTGGGCGTGTGGGGCACTTGACGTATCAGTGTAGGAACTTTTTGAGCACGAAGGAGGATAGGGAGAAGGACGGTGGGGAGATTGAAGCTGCTGTTGTGGCGGGGTTGGAGAAGGTTAGGAGGTGTGTGGGGAGAGGTGAggttgaggaggaggagagtagtgaggaagaggaggagagtGAGAGTGAGGATTCTGATGTTGATTCTGAGATTGAGAAGATTATTGCTGAGAGGTATGGGAAGAAAAAGAAGGGGAGTGGCGGTAGTAGTAgtgttaagaagaagaagaagaagcgggATGAGTCTGAGTCTGAGTCTGATTCTGGAGataggaagaggaggaggaggtcgAAGAAGCGGAGGACGCATAAGAGGAGGAGTGTGAGTGAgtctgaggaggaggaggaagatggTAGGAGTAAGAGAAGGAAGGAGAGGAGAGGGAGAAAGAGAGATGATGATTATTCTGATGAGTCTTCTGATGAAGATCGGAGAAGTGTTAAGAGAAAGAGTAGgaaggagaagaggagaaggaggagCAGGCGTCACCGTTCTGATGATTCTGATTCATCTGAGGATGATGCAAGTGGTAGAAGGCAGAAGCGTAGGAACAAAGTGGCAGCTTCTTCTGACTCTGATGTCTCAGGTGATGATGAAGATTCACGCGTTGGGAGGGGTTCTTCTAAGAGGTATGAGAAGAAGAGCAGGAAACGCCATCACAGGAAGGATTGA